Proteins encoded by one window of Acetivibrio thermocellus ATCC 27405:
- a CDS encoding DUF4364 family protein, with the protein MSIVSNKELAENKLILLYIIDKVNIPISNLQITKIILENKFMNYFMLQQLLNELCTSNYLLYKNIDNKAFYTITPLGKQTLSYFTGHIPQGIKSLIDNSISNIRNNIRNETFISAEYTLSGENEFTVSCQVREDNFNLIDLKVTVGTKNDARRICENWKKHSQEIYSEIIESLIKDRIKNTGENS; encoded by the coding sequence ATGAGTATCGTCAGCAATAAAGAACTTGCAGAGAACAAACTGATTCTGCTTTATATTATTGATAAAGTAAACATACCCATCAGCAATCTGCAGATAACAAAAATCATTCTGGAAAATAAATTTATGAATTATTTTATGCTTCAGCAGCTTCTCAATGAACTTTGCACCAGCAACTATCTATTGTATAAAAATATTGACAATAAAGCGTTTTACACCATTACTCCTTTGGGGAAACAAACCTTAAGCTACTTTACCGGCCATATACCGCAGGGTATAAAAAGCCTTATTGACAACAGTATATCCAACATAAGGAACAACATCAGAAACGAAACCTTTATTTCAGCTGAATATACCTTAAGCGGAGAAAACGAATTCACCGTCTCGTGTCAGGTCCGGGAGGACAATTTCAACCTTATCGATTTAAAGGTTACAGTGGGAACGAAAAATGATGCCCGAAGGATTTGTGAAAACTGGAAAAAACATTCCCAGGAAATATACAGTGAAATTATTGAAAGCCTTATAAAAGACAGAATTAAAAACACCGGAGAAAATTCATGA